The following coding sequences lie in one Maledivibacter sp. genomic window:
- the moaA gene encoding GTP 3',8-cyclase MoaA has translation MLDNIGRKINYLRISVTDLCNLRCKYCMPQRGLCKKSHDDILRIEELEAIVNQGVKIGIDKVRITGGEPLVRRGIIKLIERISGMDGIKDLAITTNGILLKKYAKELKNAGLSRVNISIDSLDKNKYKEITRGGNIGDVLGGIAAAKKVGLTPIKLNTVLIGGFNDDEIKDFIKLTLDEEIDVRFIELMPLGEASTWSRSHFIPNTIILDRFPELMPILKEDKSSPARYYRLPNGKGRVGLINPISNHFCSSCNRIRITSDGKIKPCLHSNDEINIRTLLKENIELKDILKLAIESKPKEHMINDYEYQPVIRNMYQIGG, from the coding sequence GTGCTTGACAATATAGGGAGAAAAATAAACTATCTACGAATTTCTGTTACAGACCTATGTAATTTGAGGTGCAAGTATTGTATGCCACAAAGGGGGCTTTGCAAAAAATCCCATGATGATATTTTGAGAATCGAAGAGCTGGAAGCTATAGTAAATCAAGGAGTCAAGATAGGGATTGATAAGGTAAGAATTACCGGAGGAGAGCCCTTAGTAAGAAGAGGAATTATAAAGCTTATAGAGAGAATATCGGGAATGGATGGAATTAAGGATTTAGCCATAACTACAAATGGAATACTCCTTAAAAAGTATGCAAAAGAGCTTAAAAATGCAGGACTTAGCAGAGTGAATATAAGTATAGATAGTCTTGATAAAAATAAATATAAGGAGATAACTAGGGGTGGAAATATTGGGGATGTATTAGGGGGAATAGCAGCAGCAAAGAAAGTAGGCTTAACTCCTATAAAGCTAAACACTGTTTTGATAGGAGGCTTTAATGATGATGAAATTAAGGATTTTATAAAACTAACTTTAGATGAAGAAATTGATGTAAGATTTATTGAATTGATGCCTTTAGGTGAAGCTAGTACATGGTCTAGGAGTCACTTTATACCCAATACAATAATATTGGATAGGTTTCCTGAGTTGATGCCCATATTGAAGGAAGACAAATCCAGTCCGGCTAGGTATTATAGATTACCTAATGGAAAAGGACGGGTTGGACTTATTAACCCCATAAGTAATCATTTTTGCTCAAGCTGTAATAGGATTAGGATTACTTCTGATGGAAAAATAAAGCCTTGTTTACATTCAAATGATGAGATTAATATAAGAACTCTATTGAAGGAAAATATCGAGCTAAAGGATATTTTAAAATTAGCTATAGAGTCCAAGCCTAAGGAACATATGATAAATGATTATGAATATCAACCCGTCATTAGAAACATGTATCAAATAGGAGGGTAA